The following proteins are encoded in a genomic region of Nicotiana sylvestris chromosome 4, ASM39365v2, whole genome shotgun sequence:
- the LOC104240425 gene encoding uncharacterized protein encodes MAMDLAVVDYGSYKTRPSALLNSVFMTTVNAAAKTLVAVASNAKAADQQSEKWKPADHLRFMLMLMTWLAVWVLRVLMDHCPFAVGSSYSLDSGGIGSSSLDLMLPSASMLSSSSGAFSLDLVLHEDSNQASPAKALGRALTHILALLNEIPASSRKYQFAMGMADKIVDENTRCGHGEMIQVNRAALASAFARTSGFLYGSLKSPRMSEDSGTWPSRILRSLHLGSFVASSLKGLGTFFPWVGTVTSLLQNKRTSAVPCEERVNDLAAEKHAQELLWITTKMVGCGAVDEALVQWSFASGLASISLSSNSRVQGFIVKITAILFGELKRMKNEVPRQVKFNILVLWLPLFCYADNGLSYPVLTGYEKVEMEKTMDELISSLPTIDQEVILTNWLQDFTTTSSDWPNLQKSYDLWCQSTREFVA; translated from the exons ATGGCTATGGATCTAGCAGTGGTAGACTATGGTTCCTACAAGACGAGACCATCGGCGCTTCTCAACTCTGTCTTCATGACAACGGTGAACGCAGCGGCAAAGACCCTTGTGGCGGTGGCGTCGAACGCCAAGGCGGCTGACCAGCAGTCGGAGAAGTGGAAGCCAGCGGACCACTTGAGGTTCATGCTGATGCTCATGACTTGGTTGGCAGTTTGGGTTCTTAGGGTGTTGATGGATCACTGTCCTTTCGCTGTTGGCTCTTCGTATTCGCTTGATAGTGGTGGAATTGGATCATCGTCCCTTGACTTAATGTTGCCATCAGCTTCAATGTTGTCTTCTTCCTCTGGTGCTTTTTCTTTGGATTTGGTTCTTCATGAAGATTCTAATCAAGCTTCTCCTGCTAAAGCTCTTGGTAGAGCTCTCACGCAT ATACTGGCGTTGCTAAATGAGATTCCAGCTTCCTCGAGGAAGTACCAGTTTGCAATGGGAATGGCTGACAAGATTGTAGATGAGAACACCAGATGCGGACACGGGGAAATGATCCAAGTCAATCGTGCGGCCCTGGCTTCAGCATTCGCGCGTACGTCAGGATTTCTTTACGGCTCTCTCAAAAGCCCCCGCATGTCGGAGGATTCAGGAACATGGCCCTCACGCATTCTTCGATCTCTACATTTGGGTTCTTTTGTGGCTTCTTCGCTCAAAGGTCTGGGCACATTTTTCCCATGGGTCGGAACAGTCACGAGCCTTCTTCAAAACAAGAGAACATCTGCTGTTCCGTGTGAGGAGAGGGTAAATGACTTGGCGGCTGAGAAACACGCACAAGAACTGCTATGGATAACGACTAAGATGGTGGGGTGTGGTGCTGTGGATGAAGCTTTGGTGCAATGGAGCTTTGCTTCTGGCTTGGcttctatttctctttcctctAATTCTAGGGTGCAAGGCTTCATTGTCAAGATCACAG CAATATTATTTGGAGAGCTTAAGCGAATGAAAAACGAAGTTCCAAGGCAAGTGAAGTTCAACATACTAGTGCTGTGGCTTCCATTATTCTGCTATGCAGACAACGGGCTTTCGTATCCAGTATTGACAGGGTACGAGAAGGTTGAGATGGAGAAGACAATGGACGAATTGATCTCATCGCTGCCCACAATCGACCAAGAGGTAATTCTCACCAACTGGCTGCAAGACTTCACGACAACGTCTTCGGACTGGCCAAATCTCCAGAAATCATATGACCTTTGGTGCCAGTCCACTCGGGAGTTCGTTGCATGA